A single Lactuca sativa cultivar Salinas chromosome 8, Lsat_Salinas_v11, whole genome shotgun sequence DNA region contains:
- the LOC111913108 gene encoding protein DETOXIFICATION 51 produces MTTSYTPVSITFSVPTSDHQPLTPLSSPTPLLQITKTLECRHIPTPSQVIHETKALFKLSSPIALTSFILYTRSIISMLFLGHLGDTELAAGALAIAVANITGYSVLSGLALGMEPLCSQAFGAHRHKLACLTLHRTVIFLLVVSIPITFLWINMSHILIYLHQDPSITRLACMYLFFSIPDLVSNSFIHPTRIYLRAQSIAYPVTIASLIGTIIQLPLNYILIWRCHLGLVGVATASSASNFVVLVVLVIYIWWTGLHLPTWSNPTRECLTGWQPLIRLATPSCISVCLEWWWYEIMTVLCGLLVDPRATVASMGVLIQITAFLYVFPSSLGLAVSTRVGNELGANRPDKARIAALVSIFLAGLMGLSAMIFATSMRKTWGKMFTNDSNILGLTSVALPIIGLCELGNNPQTVACGVVRGIARPTTAANVNLGAFYMIGMPVAIGLGFGLRVGFVGLWLGLLSAQVCCAGLMLYVVGRVDWEEEAKKAEMLTCNDGENRETPLYSPECIYGNEPVIHLVVMT; encoded by the coding sequence ATGACTACTTCATACACCCCAGTATCCATCACCTTCTCCGTTCCAACTTCCGATCATCAACCTCTAACACCGCTGTCGTCCCCAACACCATTACTTCAAATAACCAAAACCCTTGAATGTCGCCATATCCCTACACCTTCACAGGTCATCCATGAAACTAAAGCATTATTTAAGCTCTCATCACCAATAGCCCTTACGTCTTTTATCCTATACACACGATCCATCATCTCCATGTTATTCCTCGGCCACCTTGGTGACACAGAGCTAGCCGCCGGAGCTTTAGCCATAGCAGTCGCTAACATCACCGGCTACTCTGTTTTATCAGGCTTAGCGCTTGGCATGGAGCCGCTTTGTTCCCAAGCTTTTGGGGCCCACCGCCATAAACTTGCATGCCTAACATTACATCGCACTGTTATCTTCCTACTTGTTGTCTCTATACCCATAACGTTTCTTTGGATAAATATGTCACACATTTTGATATATTTACATCAAGACCCTTCCATCACACGTTTAGCTTGCATGTATCTATTTTTCTCCATACCCGACTTGGTATCCAATTCGTTTATCCACCCAACCCGAATTTACCTTCGGGCTCAAAGCATCGCCTACCCGGTAACAATCGCGTCCCTTATTGGCACAATAATACAACTACCACTAAACTACATCCTCATTTGGCGGTGCCACTTAGGTTTGGTGGGTGTCGCCACCGCGTCCTCAGCCTCCAATTTTGTTGTTTTGGTTGTGTTGGTCATTTACATTTGGTGGACCGGGTTGCATTTACCTACATGGAGCAACCCGACCCGTGAATGTTTGACTGGGTGGCAACCACTGATTAGGTTGGCAACACCGAGTTGTATCTCGGTATGTCTTGAGTGGTGGTGGTATGAGATCATGACCGTACTTTGCGGGCTCCTTGTTGACCCACGGGCCACAGTGGCGTCAATGGGCGTACTAATTCAGATAACTGCGTTTCTCTATGTCTTTCCATCATCTCTAGGGCTTGCAGTTTCGACCCGAGTAGGAAATGAGCTCGGAGCAAACCGGCCCGATAAAGCTAGAATCGCAGCCTTAGTTTCCATTTTCTTGGCGGGCCTAATGGGCCTATCCGCAATGATATTTGCCACATCAATGAGAAAAACATGGGGGAAAATGTTCACGAATGATTCAAATATTTTAGGGTTAACATCGGTTGCCCTACCGATCATTGGTCTATGTGAGCTCGGAAACAATCCACAGACTGTTGCATGTGGGGTGGTGCGTGGTATTGCCCGTCCCACCACCGCAGCCAATGTGAACTTAGGGGCATTTTATATGATTGGAATGCCTGTAGCAATTGGGCTTGGGTTTGGGCTTAGGGTTGGGTTTGTTGGGCTTTGGTTGGGCTTGCTTTCAGCCCAAGTTTGTTGTGCTGGGCTGATGTTATATGTGGTAGGGAGGGTAGATTGGGAAGAAGAAGCAAAAAAGGCAGAGATGTTAACATGTAACGATGGTGAAAATCGAGAAACTCCATTATATTCTCCGGAATGCATCTATGGAAATGAGCCGGTAATCCACCTAGTTGTGATGACATAA
- the LOC111913112 gene encoding uncharacterized protein LOC111913112, producing the protein MTMILFVSMMYEYCTNVLLQPNPAPNQACGVKQRSRRKARTFSSQLLLHIKYTFRYEFFQKRYDVRGKREFTRLQKCAAAIKLMAMGESRDSIDGYMRMSERTARESLYRLARGVVETFGDVYLCQPQLNDIQQLYVAHEERHGFPGMLGSIDCTHWYWRNCHVAWKGQYASGHHGMPSLVACSNNDMNILDQSLIFDDILSGKALDAPFTVNGNEYKFDYYLMNGIYPTYSTFIKVFRHPLTPRDTIFKRKQGARKVVECAFGVLKSKWHMVEHAT; encoded by the exons ATGACGATGATATTGTTCGTCTCTATGATGTACGAGTATTGCACAAACGTGCTACTACAACCAAATCCGGCTCCTAACCAGGCGTGCGGTGTTAAACAAAGATCGCGAAGAAAGGCACGGACGTTTAGTTCACAATTA CTATTACATATTAAATATACGTTTAGGTATGAATTTTTCCAAAAGAGATATGATGTTAGAGGTAAGCGAGAATTCACAAGGTTGCAGAAATGTGCTGCTGCAATTAAGCTTATGGCAATGGGAGAGTCGCGTGATTCGATTGACGGTTATATGAGAATGTCTGAGAGAACTGCAAGAGAAAGTTTATATAGATTGGCGAGGGGTGTTGTTGAAACCTTTGGTGACGTTTATTTGTGCCAACCTCAGTTGAATGATATACAACAACTATATGTGGCGCATGAAGAAAGACATGGTTTTCCGGGTATGCTTGGAAGCATTGATTGCACACACTGGTACTGGAGAAATTGTCATGTTGCGTGGAAAGGCCAATACGCAAGTGGTCATCATGGAATGCCCTCGTTG GTTGCATGTTCGAACAACGACATGAACATTCTTGATCAATCACTAATATTCGACGATATTTTGTCAGGaaaggcactggatgctcctttCACAGTGAATGGAAATGAATATAAGTTTGACTATTACCTTATGAATGGAATATATCCAACATATTCCACGTTCATAAAGGTGTTCCGACACCCATTAACACCAAGAGacacaattttcaaaagaaaacaagGAGCACGTAAGGTTGTGGAATGTGCTTTTGGAGTTCTGAAGTCGAAATGGCACATGGTTGAACATGCGACATGA